The sequence CCGGCTCGAACCCCGTCGCACCAGGTAAAAGAGGTGCATGTCTGGTTTTGAAGGTGTAAGAGGGCTGCTATGTTACAATGGAGGAAATAGGATGGACAGGAAGAAATCAAGATCAGAACCGGGAAGGCAGATGACCATCGAAGAGATGCTTAAAGCCTTCGACGCACTGCGATTCGCGGTACTCGCTACATCCGATAAAGGTAGACCCTATACCTCGCTGATAGCCTTCGCCCTGACTCCCGATCGCCACACGCTCATTTTCGCAACACCCAAAGCCACCAGCAAATACGAGAACATAAGTAGCGAGCCTGCTGTTTCGATTCTATTGGATAACCGTTCGCAAGATGCCGAAGATTTTCATAGTGCGCAGGCAGTTACATTGCTCGGTACGGCAAAAGAATTGAGAACAGCCGCACAGAAGGCAGAGTATCGGCAAATACTCGTGAATAGGCACCCGGAATTGGCTGCCTTCATTGACGAACCCGGGACATCTCTCATCGCCGTTACCATCCGGCAGGCCTTTCACGTAGCGCATTTTCAGGACGTATCCCGTTGGCCATAAGCGGAAACTGGGGGAAGTGGGGACACTCTTGAAATGCTATGAAGAAAGCAACGCGGTTAGCCTAGGCAGAAGGCAAAGGCACAGAGCATTGCCCAACAAGACTTTGGAGCCGACCTCGTACCTCGG is a genomic window of Thermodesulfobacteriota bacterium containing:
- a CDS encoding pyridoxamine 5'-phosphate oxidase family protein; this translates as MDRKKSRSEPGRQMTIEEMLKAFDALRFAVLATSDKGRPYTSLIAFALTPDRHTLIFATPKATSKYENISSEPAVSILLDNRSQDAEDFHSAQAVTLLGTAKELRTAAQKAEYRQILVNRHPELAAFIDEPGTSLIAVTIRQAFHVAHFQDVSRWP